One stretch of Streptomyces sp. MMBL 11-1 DNA includes these proteins:
- a CDS encoding winged helix-turn-helix transcriptional regulator, giving the protein MEEGTSKSPSNCADTGAGPDYDISQWDVREGCEVRQILDRVADKWSLLAIAHLERRTLRFSELRRLIEGISQRMLTVTLRQLERDGLVRRTVYPVVPPRVEYELTELGATLHTTIRALVDWTESHQQEIAKARADYDARQEAEAAVS; this is encoded by the coding sequence ATGGAAGAAGGCACTTCGAAGTCACCGAGTAACTGCGCGGATACCGGCGCCGGGCCGGACTACGACATCAGCCAGTGGGACGTCCGCGAGGGGTGCGAGGTGCGGCAGATCCTCGACCGCGTCGCGGACAAGTGGTCGCTCCTCGCCATCGCCCACCTGGAACGCCGCACGCTGCGCTTCTCCGAGCTGCGCCGGCTGATCGAGGGCATCAGCCAGCGCATGCTGACGGTGACCCTGCGCCAGCTCGAACGGGACGGCCTGGTGCGGCGCACGGTCTACCCCGTCGTCCCGCCCCGCGTGGAGTACGAGCTGACGGAGCTGGGCGCGACGCTGCACACGACGATCAGGGCCCTGGTCGACTGGACCGAGAGCCACCAGCAGGAGATCGCGAAGGCCCGCGCCGACTACGACGCCCGCCAGGAGGCCGAGGCGGCGGTCTCCTGA
- a CDS encoding hydroxymethylglutaryl-CoA lyase: MTMRTLPMEVPAPGLPARVRIHEVGARDGLQNEKGIVPTEVKAEFIRRLAVAGLTTIEATSFVHPKWVPQLADAEALFPLLGEIADVGDVALPVLVPNERGLDRALALGARSIAVFGSATETFAARNLNRTVDESLAMFEPVVARAKAEKAHVRGYLSMCFGDPWEGAVPVAQVVRVAKALMDLGCDELSLGDTIGVATPGHVTALLTALNEAAVPTDSIGVHFHDTYGQALSNTLAALQHGVITVDASAGGLGGCPYAKSATGNLATEDLVWMLDGLGIETGVDLDALTATSAWMAGHLGRPSPSRTVRALTPSSSSPSHKE, from the coding sequence ATGACCATGCGCACGCTCCCCATGGAGGTCCCGGCCCCCGGGCTGCCGGCCCGGGTCCGCATCCACGAAGTAGGCGCGCGGGACGGTCTCCAGAACGAGAAGGGGATCGTTCCGACGGAGGTGAAGGCGGAGTTCATCCGCCGACTGGCGGTGGCCGGCCTGACCACCATCGAGGCGACGAGCTTCGTGCACCCGAAGTGGGTGCCCCAACTGGCGGACGCGGAAGCCCTGTTCCCGCTCCTCGGGGAGATCGCGGACGTGGGCGACGTGGCCCTCCCGGTCCTCGTGCCGAACGAACGCGGACTGGACCGGGCCCTGGCGCTCGGGGCCCGGTCGATCGCGGTGTTCGGCTCGGCGACGGAGACGTTCGCCGCGCGCAACCTGAACCGGACCGTGGACGAGTCGCTGGCCATGTTCGAGCCGGTGGTGGCCCGCGCCAAGGCGGAGAAGGCGCACGTCCGCGGCTATCTGTCGATGTGCTTCGGCGACCCGTGGGAAGGCGCGGTGCCCGTGGCACAGGTGGTCCGGGTCGCGAAGGCGCTGATGGACCTGGGCTGCGACGAGCTGTCGCTGGGCGACACCATCGGAGTGGCGACGCCGGGCCACGTAACAGCGCTGCTGACAGCCCTGAACGAGGCGGCGGTCCCCACGGACTCCATCGGCGTCCACTTCCACGACACATACGGCCAGGCGCTGTCCAACACCCTGGCGGCGCTCCAGCACGGGGTGATCACGGTCGACGCCTCGGCGGGCGGCCTGGGCGGCTGCCCGTACGCGAAGAGCGCCACGGGCAATCTCGCCACCGAGGACCTCGTGTGGATGCTCGACGGCCTCGGCATCGAAACGGGCGTCGACCTCGACGCGCTGACCGCCACCAGTGCCTGGATGGCCGGACACCTGGGCCGGCCGAGCCCGTCCCGCACGGTCCGCGCCCTGACCCCTTCCTCTTCTTCCCCCTCCCACAAGGAGTGA
- a CDS encoding acyl-CoA dehydrogenase family protein produces MSLDHRLTAEHEELRRTVEAFAHDVVAPKIGDFYERHEFPYEIVCEMGRMGLFGLPFPEEYGGMGGDYLALGIALEELARVDSSVAITLEAGVSLGAMPLHLFGTPEQKRQWLPKLCAGEALGAFGLTEPDGGSDAGGTRTTAVLDEATDEWVINGSKCFITNSGTDITELVTVTAVTGRKEDGRPLISAIIVPSGTPGFTVAAPYSKVGWNASDTRELSFADVRVPAANLLGEQGRGYAQFLRILDEGRVAISALATGLAQGCVDESVKYAAERHAFGRPIGANQAIQFKIADMEMRAHMARVGWRDAASRLVAGEPFKKEAAIAKLYSSTVAVDNAREATQIHGGYGFMNEYPVARMWRDSKILEIGEGTSEVQRMLIARELGLPG; encoded by the coding sequence ATGTCCCTGGACCACCGGCTGACCGCCGAGCACGAGGAACTGCGCCGCACCGTCGAGGCGTTCGCGCACGATGTGGTCGCGCCGAAGATCGGCGACTTCTACGAGCGCCATGAGTTCCCGTACGAGATCGTGTGCGAGATGGGCCGGATGGGCCTGTTCGGGCTGCCGTTCCCGGAGGAGTACGGCGGTATGGGCGGCGACTACCTGGCGCTCGGGATCGCCCTGGAGGAGCTGGCCCGGGTCGACTCCTCGGTGGCGATCACCCTGGAGGCCGGGGTCTCGCTGGGCGCCATGCCGCTCCACCTGTTCGGCACACCGGAGCAGAAGCGGCAGTGGCTGCCGAAGCTGTGCGCGGGCGAGGCGCTGGGCGCGTTCGGCCTGACCGAGCCGGACGGCGGCTCGGACGCGGGCGGCACCCGGACGACGGCGGTCCTGGACGAGGCCACGGACGAGTGGGTGATCAACGGCTCGAAGTGCTTCATCACCAACTCCGGTACGGACATCACCGAGTTGGTGACGGTGACGGCGGTGACGGGCCGCAAGGAGGACGGCCGCCCGCTGATCTCCGCGATCATCGTCCCCTCCGGCACCCCCGGCTTCACGGTCGCCGCCCCGTACTCCAAGGTCGGCTGGAACGCCTCGGACACCCGGGAGCTGTCCTTCGCCGACGTCCGCGTCCCGGCGGCGAACCTCCTGGGCGAGCAGGGCCGGGGCTACGCGCAGTTCCTGCGCATCCTCGACGAGGGCAGGGTCGCGATCTCGGCGCTGGCCACGGGCCTGGCGCAGGGCTGCGTGGACGAGTCGGTGAAGTACGCGGCCGAGCGCCACGCGTTCGGCCGGCCGATCGGCGCGAACCAGGCGATCCAGTTCAAGATCGCCGACATGGAGATGCGCGCCCACATGGCCCGGGTGGGCTGGCGCGACGCGGCCTCGCGGCTGGTGGCGGGCGAACCGTTCAAGAAGGAGGCGGCGATCGCGAAGCTGTACTCCTCGACGGTCGCGGTGGACAACGCCCGTGAGGCGACGCAGATCCACGGCGGCTACGGCTTCATGAACGAGTACCCGGTGGCGCGGATGTGGCGCGACTCGAAGATCCTGGAGATCGGCGAGGGGACGAGCGAGGTACAGCGGATGCTGATCGCACGGGAGTTGGGGCTGCCGGGCTGA
- a CDS encoding DUF1707 SHOCT-like domain-containing protein produces MSEDDRENAVRRVREAYADGYIAHEEMDERLGRVLAATTQGELASAVDLLPAEDPGTTSTIAAAGGRIKRRGAWRVPRVLKVQSAFGRVRLDLSRAIIEHPVIDIELSLGTGNASITVPRDAIVEVEGLTTGWKDLRYRPRQPARPGAPRIRFSGALGYGRLKIRHAWR; encoded by the coding sequence GTGAGCGAGGACGACCGCGAGAACGCCGTGCGGCGGGTGCGCGAGGCGTACGCCGACGGGTACATCGCGCACGAGGAGATGGACGAGCGCCTGGGCCGGGTGCTGGCCGCCACGACGCAGGGCGAACTCGCGTCGGCCGTCGACCTGCTCCCGGCGGAGGACCCGGGCACGACGTCGACGATCGCTGCCGCCGGCGGACGGATCAAGCGGCGCGGCGCATGGCGGGTGCCCCGCGTCCTCAAGGTCCAGTCCGCCTTCGGACGGGTGCGGCTGGACCTGTCCCGGGCGATCATCGAACACCCGGTCATCGACATCGAGCTGAGCCTCGGCACCGGCAACGCGAGCATCACGGTCCCGCGCGACGCGATCGTCGAGGTCGAGGGCCTCACGACCGGGTGGAAGGACCTGCGCTACAGGCCCCGGCAGCCGGCCCGCCCCGGCGCGCCGCGCATCCGCTTCTCGGGGGCGCTGGGGTACGGCCGGCTGAAGATCCGCCACGCCTGGCGGTGA
- a CDS encoding aminoglycoside phosphotransferase family protein, protein MSSPQDMEIPDTLVASHLRNGGDEQRAWIARLPALVAELLDRWELERDGGTGSGEASLVVPVRRADDTRAALKLQMPREETAAALIGLRAWNGNGIVRLLDHDPESSAMLLERLDGSRTLASVEDDDVAMNVLAGLMARLHSGLAPEGLRGLGAIARDMLASVPAAVAALPDPQDQRRLHDWASVVTELAGDPGDRMLHWDLHYGNVLAAEREPWLAIDPEPLVGDPGFDLWPALDTGWEKFRTPGDASRAVRRRFDLLTEALGLDRRRAAGWTLARLLQNTLWDIEDGRTTIDPSQTTVAQALPRH, encoded by the coding sequence ATGAGTTCGCCGCAGGACATGGAGATCCCCGACACGCTCGTCGCCTCGCACCTGAGGAACGGGGGCGATGAGCAACGGGCCTGGATTGCGCGGCTGCCCGCACTGGTGGCTGAGCTGCTCGACCGATGGGAACTGGAGCGCGACGGCGGCACCGGGTCCGGCGAGGCCTCGCTGGTGGTGCCGGTGCGCCGGGCGGACGACACCCGTGCCGCGCTGAAACTCCAGATGCCCCGCGAGGAGACGGCCGCCGCGCTGATCGGGCTGCGGGCGTGGAACGGCAACGGCATCGTGCGGCTGCTCGACCACGACCCGGAGAGCAGCGCCATGCTGCTGGAACGCCTGGACGGCTCACGCACCCTGGCTTCCGTCGAGGACGACGACGTCGCCATGAACGTCTTGGCCGGACTCATGGCCCGGCTGCACTCCGGCCTGGCACCCGAGGGTCTGCGCGGGCTCGGTGCCATCGCGCGCGACATGCTGGCGTCCGTGCCGGCGGCCGTCGCCGCCCTGCCGGACCCCCAGGACCAGCGGCGGCTGCACGACTGGGCATCGGTGGTCACCGAGCTGGCCGGTGACCCTGGCGACCGGATGCTGCACTGGGACCTGCACTACGGCAACGTGCTCGCCGCCGAGCGCGAGCCGTGGCTGGCCATCGACCCCGAACCCCTCGTCGGCGACCCGGGTTTCGACCTGTGGCCGGCGCTGGACACCGGCTGGGAGAAGTTCCGCACCCCCGGGGACGCTTCCCGGGCGGTGCGGCGCCGCTTCGACCTGCTGACCGAAGCGCTCGGGCTGGACCGCCGACGCGCGGCCGGCTGGACCCTGGCCCGGCTGCTGCAGAACACGCTGTGGGACATCGAGGACGGGCGCACCACCATTGACCCCTCCCAGACCACCGTGGCCCAGGCGCTGCCCCGCCACTGA
- a CDS encoding YdcF family protein — MTAQSWSDARQVWDHHLMHHTPRPCSVIVGLGSHDLGVADVSAGFYLHGLAPVIVFTGSTSPTTRERMPRGEAVHYQERAVELGVPASAVLVEPKARNTGENIRFSRALLEAAGVRVDSVLLVSKPYEERRAYATARKLWPGVDVVSASSPMTFEEYVDSIGDDRLVIDMLVGAMQRLLVYPAQGFMIEQPVPDEVSAAYERLVEGGFTSRLIPRPPRSDP, encoded by the coding sequence ATGACTGCCCAGTCCTGGTCGGACGCCCGGCAGGTGTGGGACCACCACCTCATGCACCACACCCCACGCCCCTGCTCGGTCATCGTCGGGCTGGGCAGCCATGACCTCGGGGTGGCCGACGTGTCGGCGGGGTTCTACCTGCACGGGCTGGCCCCCGTCATCGTGTTCACCGGCTCGACCAGCCCCACCACCCGCGAGCGCATGCCGCGTGGCGAGGCCGTGCACTACCAGGAGCGGGCCGTCGAACTCGGCGTGCCGGCCTCCGCCGTGCTCGTCGAGCCGAAGGCCCGCAACACCGGGGAGAACATTCGCTTCTCGCGGGCCCTCCTCGAAGCGGCTGGTGTGCGAGTGGACTCCGTACTGCTGGTCAGCAAGCCGTACGAGGAGCGGCGCGCGTACGCCACGGCCCGCAAGCTGTGGCCGGGCGTGGACGTCGTCAGCGCGTCGAGCCCCATGACGTTCGAGGAGTATGTGGACTCCATCGGGGACGACCGGCTGGTCATCGACATGCTGGTCGGGGCCATGCAGCGGCTGCTCGTCTACCCCGCGCAGGGGTTCATGATCGAGCAGCCCGTCCCGGACGAGGTCTCGGCAGCGTACGAGCGGCTGGTCGAGGGCGGGTTCACGAGCCGGCTGATCCCGCGGCCTCCTCGATCAGATCCGTGA
- a CDS encoding alpha/beta hydrolase produces the protein MADEPAIVLVHGFWGGAAHWGKVITELHRRGFGSLHAVENPLTSLAEDAERTRKMVRQIDGPVVLVGHSYGGAVITEAGDLPNVTGLVYIAAFAPDAGESPGQISQEKPPAAFENLAPDSDGYLWVKQDKFHESFAQDLSEEEALVMAVTQKAPLASTFGDNVTAPAWRAKATWYQVSTDDRMIHPDNERRMAERMNPRRIIELDAGHASLASQPGPVTDLIEEAAGSAGS, from the coding sequence ATGGCTGACGAACCCGCGATCGTCCTCGTCCACGGCTTCTGGGGCGGCGCCGCCCACTGGGGCAAGGTCATCACCGAGCTGCACCGCCGGGGCTTCGGCTCCCTGCACGCGGTGGAGAACCCGCTGACCTCACTGGCCGAGGACGCCGAGCGCACCCGCAAGATGGTCCGGCAGATCGACGGGCCGGTGGTCCTGGTCGGCCACTCCTACGGCGGCGCGGTCATCACCGAGGCCGGTGACCTGCCGAATGTCACCGGACTCGTCTACATCGCCGCGTTCGCCCCGGACGCCGGTGAGAGCCCCGGACAGATCAGCCAGGAGAAGCCCCCCGCGGCGTTCGAGAACCTCGCCCCGGACTCCGACGGCTATCTGTGGGTCAAGCAGGACAAGTTCCACGAGAGCTTCGCCCAGGACCTGTCCGAGGAGGAGGCGCTGGTGATGGCGGTGACACAGAAGGCACCGCTGGCCTCGACCTTCGGCGACAACGTCACCGCCCCGGCCTGGCGCGCCAAGGCGACCTGGTACCAAGTCTCCACCGACGACCGCATGATCCACCCCGACAACGAGCGCCGCATGGCCGAGCGTATGAACCCGCGCAGGATCATCGAGCTGGACGCCGGCCACGCGTCCCTGGCATCGCAGCCCGGCCCGGTCACGGATCTGATCGAGGAGGCCGCGGGATCAGCCGGCTCGTGA
- a CDS encoding GntR family transcriptional regulator has protein sequence MAPKWRDLADRLAERIRSGEYEPGRQLPHIRDLVASGEGSKSTVHAAYKALEAEGLVTSSRGHGTVVRPPAALQRLGIDRYDKAKWRDGDEVAFIADRVASGRPHSRGDQTQTVSQIEATDTIAAALGLRPGSDVYARARLIKESGHPTHTLTSYYRPEHVEGTRLVDPAPGPAGRGGGFRVLYDAGYEIDHMREELFARPATPEEAKLLQLPSGEAVVELHRTAFTADGSPVEFAIGVHAASRFRWTYDFAVPDSARTKGKQS, from the coding sequence ATGGCGCCCAAGTGGCGGGACTTGGCCGACCGGCTGGCCGAACGCATCAGAAGCGGCGAGTACGAGCCGGGCCGGCAGTTGCCTCACATCAGGGACCTCGTGGCATCGGGTGAGGGATCCAAGTCGACGGTCCATGCGGCATACAAAGCGCTGGAGGCAGAGGGCCTGGTGACTTCGTCGCGCGGCCATGGCACTGTCGTACGGCCACCGGCAGCTCTCCAACGACTCGGCATCGATCGCTACGACAAAGCGAAGTGGCGCGACGGCGACGAAGTCGCCTTCATCGCGGACCGAGTAGCGTCTGGGCGACCGCACAGCCGTGGCGACCAGACGCAGACAGTGAGCCAGATCGAAGCCACGGACACCATTGCCGCCGCCCTTGGCCTGCGGCCAGGATCCGACGTGTACGCGCGAGCCCGCCTCATCAAGGAAAGTGGCCATCCCACGCACACCCTGACCAGCTACTACCGCCCCGAACACGTCGAAGGCACCCGTCTGGTCGACCCGGCACCCGGCCCGGCCGGGCGTGGTGGAGGGTTCCGTGTCCTGTACGACGCCGGGTACGAGATCGACCACATGCGCGAGGAGCTCTTCGCGCGCCCGGCCACGCCGGAGGAGGCGAAGCTGCTGCAACTACCGTCAGGTGAAGCCGTGGTGGAGCTTCATCGGACAGCGTTCACCGCAGACGGATCGCCCGTCGAGTTCGCCATCGGTGTGCACGCCGCATCGAGGTTCCGCTGGACGTACGACTTCGCAGTACCGGACTCGGCGCGCACAAAGGGCAAGCAGTCGTGA
- a CDS encoding acetyl/propionyl/methylcrotonyl-CoA carboxylase subunit alpha, whose translation MTMFDTVLVANRGEIAVRVIRTLREQGVRSVAVFSDADADARHVREADTAVRIGPPPAAESYLNVAALLDAARRTGAQAVHPGYGFLAENAEFAQACADAGLVFIGPPASAISLMGDKIRAKETVAAYGVPVVPGSSGSGLTDAQLEEAAKEIGMPVLLKPSAGGGGKGMRLVRDAAVLAEEIAAARREARASFGDDTLLVERWIDRPRHIEIQVLADAHGNVIHLGERECSLQRRHQKIIEEAPSVLLDEETRAAMGEAAVQAARSCGYAGAGTVEFIVPGDDPASYYFMEMNTRLQVEHPVTELITGLDLVEWQLRVASGERLPYAQEDITLTGWAIEARVCAEDPARGFLPSGGTVLALREPQGGGVRTDSGLSEGVPVGNLYDPMLSKVIAYGPDRASALRKLRAALADTVILGVPTNAGFLRRLLAHPDVVSGDLDTGLVEREAEGLVPDGVPDEVYAAAAAVRREALEPRPDAGGWTDPFSVPNGWRTGGVPAPLLFPLRVAGAEPVTRCAPASATVTPDHVTVELDGTVGHFHRSGEWLGRDGDTWHVQDHDPVEASLSGAGRSGADTLAAPMPGTVTVVKVAVGDEVEAGQSLLVVEAMKMEHVISAPHAGTVTELDVTAGATVAMDQILAVVVPVPAASVQEGS comes from the coding sequence ATGACGATGTTCGACACCGTTCTGGTCGCCAACCGCGGCGAGATCGCGGTCCGGGTGATCCGGACCCTGCGGGAGCAGGGCGTGCGCTCGGTCGCGGTCTTCAGCGACGCGGACGCGGACGCCCGGCATGTGCGGGAGGCGGACACGGCGGTCCGGATCGGCCCGCCGCCCGCCGCCGAGAGCTACCTGAACGTGGCGGCGCTGCTCGACGCGGCCCGCCGCACCGGCGCGCAGGCCGTGCACCCCGGGTACGGGTTCCTGGCGGAGAACGCGGAGTTCGCGCAGGCGTGCGCGGACGCGGGCCTGGTCTTCATCGGCCCGCCCGCCTCCGCGATCTCCCTGATGGGCGACAAGATCCGGGCCAAGGAGACGGTCGCGGCGTACGGGGTCCCGGTGGTCCCGGGCTCCTCGGGCAGCGGCCTGACCGACGCCCAACTGGAGGAAGCGGCAAAGGAGATCGGCATGCCGGTCCTCCTGAAGCCGAGCGCGGGCGGCGGCGGCAAGGGCATGCGCCTGGTCCGTGACGCGGCGGTGCTGGCGGAGGAGATCGCGGCGGCCCGCCGCGAGGCACGGGCCTCCTTCGGCGACGACACCCTCCTCGTGGAGCGGTGGATCGACCGGCCGCGCCACATCGAGATCCAGGTGCTGGCCGACGCCCACGGCAACGTGATCCACCTCGGCGAGCGCGAGTGCTCGCTCCAGCGCCGCCACCAGAAGATCATCGAGGAGGCCCCCTCGGTCCTCCTCGACGAGGAGACCCGGGCGGCGATGGGCGAGGCGGCCGTGCAGGCGGCGCGCTCCTGCGGGTACGCGGGCGCGGGCACGGTGGAGTTCATCGTCCCGGGCGACGACCCGGCCTCGTACTACTTCATGGAGATGAACACCCGCCTCCAGGTCGAGCACCCGGTCACCGAGCTGATCACCGGCCTGGACCTGGTGGAGTGGCAGCTGCGGGTGGCGTCCGGCGAGCGACTGCCGTACGCACAGGAGGACATCACCCTGACCGGCTGGGCGATCGAGGCCCGCGTCTGCGCCGAGGACCCCGCCCGGGGCTTCCTCCCCTCCGGCGGTACGGTGCTGGCGCTGCGCGAGCCGCAGGGCGGCGGGGTGCGGACGGACTCGGGGCTCAGCGAGGGCGTGCCGGTGGGCAACCTGTACGACCCGATGCTGTCGAAGGTCATCGCGTACGGCCCCGACCGCGCGAGCGCGCTGCGCAAGCTGCGGGCGGCCCTCGCGGACACGGTCATCCTCGGCGTCCCGACCAACGCGGGCTTCCTGCGCCGTCTGCTGGCCCACCCGGACGTGGTCTCCGGCGACCTGGACACCGGGCTGGTGGAGCGCGAGGCGGAGGGCCTGGTGCCGGACGGGGTGCCGGACGAGGTGTACGCGGCGGCGGCCGCGGTCCGCCGGGAGGCGCTGGAGCCCCGGCCGGACGCGGGGGGCTGGACGGACCCGTTCTCGGTGCCGAACGGATGGCGGACGGGGGGTGTGCCGGCGCCGCTGCTCTTCCCGCTGCGAGTAGCGGGAGCTGAACCCGTCACTCGCTGCGCTCCGGCCTCCGCGACGGTCACGCCCGACCACGTCACGGTCGAACTCGACGGCACGGTGGGCCACTTCCACCGCTCCGGGGAGTGGCTCGGCCGGGACGGCGACACCTGGCACGTCCAGGACCACGATCCGGTGGAGGCCTCCCTGAGCGGGGCGGGCCGGAGCGGGGCGGACACCCTGGCGGCCCCGATGCCGGGCACGGTCACGGTGGTGAAGGTCGCCGTCGGCGACGAGGTCGAGGCCGGACAGAGCCTGCTCGTGGTGGAGGCGATGAAGATGGAGCACGTGATCTCCGCCCCGCACGCGGGGACCGTCACCGAGCTGGACGTCACGGCGGGCGCGACGGTCGCGATGGACCAGATCCTGGCGGTCGTGGTCCCCGTCCCGGCCGCTTCGGTCCAGGAGGGCTCATGA